The DNA segment CTCGGAGGGCGAATCCCCTCCGGATTATCTATATGTCGGCGATTCACGCGAAGACGCGAAGAACGCGAAGGAGTCCATCAGTACCCATCCAGACTTCGCGCCTTCGCGTCTTCGCGTGAGGCCACGTCACTGACTTCTATTGGTAATCGGGAGTTATCCAGAGATTGTGGCAAGCAGTTCAATCTGACCGTTTTTTCAGCATCTTCTCGATTGCCCACCGGCCCCGGCCGAGTTCACTTCCCAGGATCTCGACCGCCCTCTTCTTCGTCTCGCCGGACTCGATGAGTGCGGCGAACCGGGAGACCAGGATCTCGCGGTCGGTCTCCGTCCAGGGTCTGCCCCGGTTCGCCGGCTCCCCGGTCTCCGGTGTCCGGAGCGTGGAAAGCAGCCAGCCCGGTCGGGTATCCCGCAGTTCTGCGATCTTCAGGTCGAAGACCCGCTCCGAGATCTCGAACCCGGTTGCCCGGCGGTTGAGGCCGACGGCCACCTTTGCGGTCGTAAATCCGCCGAGGAACATATCACAGACGAGATCGCCTTCGTTGCTGCTGTACTGGATCATCTTTACGAGCAGTTCCGTCGGCAGTTCGTTCTTGTTCTTCGCCTGTCCCGGTTTGTACTCGCGGTTGATGCACCAGACGTCCTCACGGTCGCGGTAGTTCAGCGACCCGTTCTTCGGCCCCCGCTCCCCTGTTCCGTAGCGCGACTCCAGGTTGAACGTCCGATCGCCGCCCGGTTTTTCGTAGAAGAGGACGTGGTAGTGGGAGGAGACGTACTTTCTGCTCGTGTAGACGCCGAAACTGTAGCGCCAGATAATATGGTTGACCTCGCGAAGGTGCGTTCCGCGCAGCGCGTGGAGGATGTGGTAGAGGTTCGTGTAGCCCGAGACGATGTAGATCGACCCGCCCGGCCTTAATATCCGTTCGGCTTCCTGGATCCACCTCTGGCTGAACTCCCCGTAATCGGATGCGGGGACCTCGACGTAGCCGTCGACGACGAACGCCTCGTCACGGTTGTAGTGCTGGTGCAACCGGTCGCCGTTGATGCCGTAGGGAGGGTCGGTGACGATCAGGTCGACCGAGTCGTCGGGGATATGCGCTCTTGCCCCCGCGATGCAGTCGCCGTTGTAGAATATGTTGCCGTTGATCTCCTCGGACCTCATGGTTTTCCCTGCAGGCTCCAACGTATTCACGTTGGTCGTAGGAACATAAGATACTCGTTATGGCCCCGCGCCTCTCCCGGTTCGTGCGGCCCGCCGCCGGGAGGTGGCATTAATACAATTGAGGCAAACGCAAACCTGACTACCAGCAGTACAACAGCCCGGGAGTTTGGATAGTGGCACATTCGGAGGACCCAGGGAGTGCGTTACACACCGCAGCGCCGGAGCGGGTGGCTCATGAACGCATGGCAGCCATCCTGGCCGAGAACGAGGCGCTCCGGCACGAAAACGCCGTGCTGCAGTCCGTAAAGGACGCCTTCCAGGAGAGCGAGAAACGTTACCGGCGGCTCTTCGAGGACGATCTTACCGGGGACTTCCTCACCGACGCGGATGGCCTGATACTCGCCTGCAACCCGGCGTTCGTCAGGATGTTCGGGTTTGCTTCCATAGAAGGTGCACTGGGTACCAATATCCTGGAGCTCTATGAGGATCCCCGTGACCGCGAGACGCTCCTCGCACGCCTGCAGAGGGACGGAAAAGTCGAGAACGAGGGCCGGATCCGGAAGCGCCGGGACGGGACCCGCCTTCACGTCGTGGAGAACGTGGTCGGATACTTCAGCGCGGATGGCGAGCTGCTCGAGACCCAGGGTTACGTTTACGACGATTCGGAGCGCAAGCGGGCAGAGGAGGCTCTCCGGGAGAGCGAGGGTCGGTTCCGTGCGGTCCTCGAAAACTCGCTCGATGCGGCCTACCGGCGCAACCTCCGGGCGGACCGCTATGACTACATTAGCCCGGCCATCGAGGAGATCCTCGGTTTCACCCCGGAGGAGATGAGCGCGGTGAACCTTGAGGAGGTCATGGAGCGCATCCATCCCGACGACCGCCCGCCGGTCGAGGCGGAACTGAACGCTGCTGCCGCCTCAGGGAAAGGGCTCCTCATATACCGGTTTCTGACGAAAAACGGGGAATACCGCTGGCTTGAGGATCACCTCATGGTGATCTGTGATCCCGGCGGCCGGCCGCTCTACCGGGGCGGCATCGTCCGCGACATCACCGGGCGGAAGGAGGCCGAGGTGGAGCTCGCCCGGGTACACCGGGATCTCGAGTCCGCTCACCGGGAGACGAACCTCTACCTGGATATCCTGACCCACGACATCGGGAACACCGAGAACGTCTCGAACCTTTACGCCGAGCTGCTTGTCGACTCCATAAGAGGCGAGGCGGCTGTATACGTGGTGAACCTGAAGCGAAGCATAGCAAAGAGCATCGAGATCCTCGGCATCGTCTCCAAGATCCGGCGGATTCACGCAGGACCGCCCGAGCTCCGGTCGGTCGACCTCGATGCGGTTATTCGAACCGAGATCGACCACTTTCCGGCCGTCCCCATCACCTACGAGGGTGCATTGTGCGAAGTCGTTGCCGACGATCTCCTCTGCGAGGTCTTCACGAACCTGATCGGCAACGCCGTCAAGCACGGCGGCCCCGGCGTCGCCGTAATCGTCCGGGTCGAAGAGCAGAACGGCGAGGTGCTGGTGACGGTCGCGGATACCGGCCGGGGCGTCCCGGACGACCAGAAAGAGGAGATCTTTCACCGCTACGAGAGGAAGCAGCGGGGCGTGGGCGAGGGGCTCGGGCTGTACCTCGTGCAGATCCTCATCGATCGCTACGGCGGTCGGATCTGGGTGGAAGACCGGGTGCCCGGGCATCCGGAAGAGGGGGCGGCGTTTGTCTTCCTGCTCAGGGAAGCGGACAGCGTGCCGGCGCGGCCGTGAGAGCGGGAAAGTGAGGCCCGCTCCCACGGGTGCACCTGCCCGCCCGTCGTGTTGTTCGCTCCCGCGCAGGATACCCGGTAGATCACGCCGTTGGTATCGTCGCCCACGAGCAGTGAACGTGACTGTAGAGGAGCGAGATCCTGAGTGCCTCTCCCCTCTACTCGACCGCCCGGATCACCGCCACTCTCCACTCAACCCCGTGGAGCCCGGCCGTCGTCCAGGTAATCTCCTTCTGCACCGCCTGCCCGCCGTCGGCGGCAAACCCGTATGCCGCGGTGCCGTAACGCTCGCCGGCGACCCGGCGGGCCACGTCGAGCAGGTCCGGGTAGTCGGCGTAGAGCGGGTCTTCAAACGTCATCTTCCCGATCTGGGTTGGGTCGGTATCGTAGAGCACCCGTCCGTCCGTCTGGATGACCATCACCTG comes from the Methanoculleus marisnigri JR1 genome and includes:
- a CDS encoding DNA-methyltransferase, translated to MRSEEINGNIFYNGDCIAGARAHIPDDSVDLIVTDPPYGINGDRLHQHYNRDEAFVVDGYVEVPASDYGEFSQRWIQEAERILRPGGSIYIVSGYTNLYHILHALRGTHLREVNHIIWRYSFGVYTSRKYVSSHYHVLFYEKPGGDRTFNLESRYGTGERGPKNGSLNYRDREDVWCINREYKPGQAKNKNELPTELLVKMIQYSSNEGDLVCDMFLGGFTTAKVAVGLNRRATGFEISERVFDLKIAELRDTRPGWLLSTLRTPETGEPANRGRPWTETDREILVSRFAALIESGETKKRAVEILGSELGRGRWAIEKMLKKRSD
- a CDS encoding PAS domain S-box protein; this translates as MAAILAENEALRHENAVLQSVKDAFQESEKRYRRLFEDDLTGDFLTDADGLILACNPAFVRMFGFASIEGALGTNILELYEDPRDRETLLARLQRDGKVENEGRIRKRRDGTRLHVVENVVGYFSADGELLETQGYVYDDSERKRAEEALRESEGRFRAVLENSLDAAYRRNLRADRYDYISPAIEEILGFTPEEMSAVNLEEVMERIHPDDRPPVEAELNAAAASGKGLLIYRFLTKNGEYRWLEDHLMVICDPGGRPLYRGGIVRDITGRKEAEVELARVHRDLESAHRETNLYLDILTHDIGNTENVSNLYAELLVDSIRGEAAVYVVNLKRSIAKSIEILGIVSKIRRIHAGPPELRSVDLDAVIRTEIDHFPAVPITYEGALCEVVADDLLCEVFTNLIGNAVKHGGPGVAVIVRVEEQNGEVLVTVADTGRGVPDDQKEEIFHRYERKQRGVGEGLGLYLVQILIDRYGGRIWVEDRVPGHPEEGAAFVFLLREADSVPARP